In Alcaligenes faecalis, the sequence TGCTCACCCAAACGGGAGACATCCAGGCCCAGTTGCGCCGCCAACTCCTTATTGACGTGCAGCAGGCGGGAATTGGCCAGGGGTTGTGGCGGAACCGCCGTATGGAAAGCCGACGGCAGATCCGCAAAATGATGACTGATGGCCAGGCCATCGAACAAGCTGGACATACAGACCCCCTTAGGCCGATTTGGCGGCTTTTGCAGCCTCGGCTTTTTCGGCCTTGATGCGCTGCTTGGCTGCTTTCTTGGCAGGCCAGAGATAGAAAATGGCGCAGAAATAATAAATCAGGGACAGGACAATTTCTGCAATCGCCCAGGGCATGACTTCTGCCACCGGGTCCGACCAGGCACGCATGACCCCTTCTGCGAAATACAGCAGAATCATCATGGACGTCCATTGCAGGGTATATAAATTGCCCTTGAGCACGCTGCGCAGCGGCAGCACCAAAGGAATCACTTTCAGCACCAGCCAGGAGCCGCCGGGTTTCAAGGGCGCAAAATGAAGCTCCCAGGCCAGGCACAAAGCAATCAAGGCGACCAAAGCCAGGGCCGCCACTCGATGAAGTATGGGGTTTAAAGGTTCATGCATGCTGTTATTATCACCTGAACCCTGTCGAAAAGCAGCGTCCGCCGCATCAAACCGCTATGAAAAACGACGAGAACTTCCCTATGCCCTCTGAGCAAGCTGAACAAACAGACTTGAACCCAGACAACACCGATCCTGTCTCCCCGCAGGAGCCCTCGCCTGCCCCCACTGCCAAGCATCACTTTTTAAGTGTGGCGCGCTTTGCCATCAAGCGGGTGGCTGAAAAAGATCTGATGAAGGTGGCCTCCAGCCTGACCTACACCACGATCCTGGCCATTGTGCCCATGCTGACAGTGGTGCTGGCGCTGTTCACCGCTTTCCCGCTGTTTCAGGAATTTGAACACGCTCTGGAAGGTTTTTTGACCCGTAATCTGATGCCCGAAGTGGTGTCGGAAAACATCATGCTGTACCTGAACCAGTTTGCCTCCAAGGCCTCCGGCCTGACAGCAGTGGGCAGCTTGTTCCTGATTGTCACGTCCATCATGCTGATCATGACCATTGACGAGACCTTCAACAATATTTTCCAGGTACACGTGCAACGCCCCTTGGGGCAACGCCTGCTGGTGTACTGGGCCATTATTTCGCTGGGCCCGATTCTGACCGGTGCCAGCTTGTGGGCCACCACCATTCTGGCACGGGAGTCCATGGGCTATATCGGTGACTTGTCCGGCATTGTGTCCTTCGCCCTGGCCTATGTACCGTTTGTCTTTACCGCCCTGGGGCTGACGGCGCTGTTCATGTATGTGCCCAACCGCCGCGTCTGGTGGCGCGATGCCCTGATTGGTGGTGTTGTCACAGCCGCCTTGCTGGAGCTGATGAAAGCCGGTTTCGCCTTCTACCTGACGCGCTTTCCCACCTACACGATTATCTACGGTGCCTTTGCCATCCTGCCGATCTTCCTGCTGTGGATTTACATCTCCTGGCTGATCGTCCTGCTGGGCGCCTCCATGGTGGCGATTCTGCCCGACTGGCGTGGCCGCAACTGGGTCAAGACCAATGTGCCCGGCATCGCCTTTACCGATGCCGTGAACCTGCTCTATCAGCTGTGGCTGAACCGTCAGAACCAGCAGGGACTTAGCGTGCGTGAACTCAGCCACAAGCTGGAACGCGACCCGGACGAGCTGTACGGCATTTTATGCAAGCTCAAGTCCATGGGGCTGATTGCTGATACCCAGCAAGACAATGACGAACAATGGGTGCTCAGTTGTGATTTGCGTCAGGTCAGCCTGAAACAACTTACCCAGGCATTTCTGCTGGACCGCGCCCATACCCACGAGGGTCCGCTAGAATATGTACTCAATTATCTTTCTCAGTTTTTCGATCAGCGACTATCCAATCTGGAAGAACTGTTTGAGTCGCCACAAGGCATTCTGACAGGACAACCAGCCATACTAAACGCCGATCCCGGTCAGGAGACCCAGTATGCTAAAAGTCAGTGAAATCCTGCGTGTCAAGGGAGACACGCTTTATACAGGCACCCCCGAAATGACCGTTGAAAAAGCGGTACAGAGCATGAGCGAGCTGGATATTGGTTCGCTGGTGATCATGGAGCATGGTCAGTTGGTGGGTATGTTGACCTTTCGCGAGATCATTCGCCACTGGCACGCCCAGGGTAATAAAGCCCAGGGCTTTACCGTGCGCAGCATCATGGATGACGCCCCAGTCAGCGTCACTCCCAACACCAGCGCCGACGAAGTACAACGCCTGATGCTGAACAACCACGCACGCTACATGCCCGTGATGGACGGTCCGGTGCTGATGGGGGTTATTTCCTTCTTTGACATGGCGCGCGCCATTGTTCACGCCCAGCAGTTCGAGAACAATATGCTCAAAGCCTATATCCGCGACTGGCCTACCGATTCCGAGCAAGCCAGCGCTTCCTAAGACGCTGTTTCAGCCAGCCTTTACTGGCGGCTTTGCAATTCTTCCCAGGCCTGCGCAAGCAGGCCTGGATCGTTTTTGGCCAGCCAATTGTGATCCGACAAGGTACGACGCCACTGACGTGCGCCCTTCTTGCCGTGCGGCCAGCCCAACATGCTCTTGATCACAATACGCAGCGGCACACCGGCCTGCACATGAGGGCGGGCGTAGGCAATCATCTGTTCGACGACCGCGTCTTCATCCAGCAACACATCCTCGGGCCACAGGCGGCGGTGAATATCGCTCAAGACCGCCGGGGTATGCCAGGCGGCACGACCGAGCATTACGCCATCAAACTGCTCTTCCAGCTCGACAGCCTGATCGGTCTCGTGAATGCCGCCATTCAAAATGAACAGTGCTTCGGGGAAATCCTTTTTCAACTGCATGGCCATGTCATAGCGCAAAGGCGGGATCTCCCGGTTGTCCTTGGGCGACAAGCCTTTCAAGACTGCATTGCGAGCATGAACGGTAAAAACACGGCACCCGGACTCGAACAGAAGTCCCACAAAATCCCGCACAAAATCATAGGACTCGTTGTAATCCAGCCCCAGCCTGTGCTTGACAGTAACAGGTACAGAAACCGCATCCTGCATGGCCTTGACGCAGTCGGCCACCAATTGCGGCTCATTCATCAAACAGGCACCGAAAGCACCTTTTTGTACCCGCTCCGAGGGGCAGCCACAGTTCAGATTAATTTCGTCGTAGCCCCACTTTTCACCGGCCAGAGCGCTGGTGACCAAGGCATCCCGGTCACTGCCACCCAGTTGCAAGGCCACCGGATGCTCTGCCTGATCAAAATCCAGATGACGTGCCTGATCACCGTGCGTCAATGCGCCCGTGGTGATCATTTCAGTAAACAGCAAGGCGCGCGGCGCCAACAGACGATGAAAAAAGCGGCTGTGGCGGTCAGTCACGTCAATCATGGGCGCCACACTCAAACGCCACATCTGGCTGTCCGGCATCACAAAAGTAGTCATAAACAGGGAGCAAATCGCCTGATCGCAGGCTTGGTGAGAAAGGGAAAACACCCATTTTAATGGTTTCAGCCGACCACAGGATGAAGATAAAGCGCGGTAAATCCCCACAAGGCTCCAAAAAGCGGGCGCACTGGTCTAAAATCGGCCGTTTGACATACTTGCGCGCCTGATAGTGCGCCAACAACCGGATCCTCACTGAAAGCATGGCTGTTTTTACTTCTGTCAGCGAACTTGACGCCCGCGAACTGCTGGAACAATACACAATTGGCGAATTTGTTTCCTTACGTGGCATTACCGCCGGCATTGAAAACACCAATTACTTTCTGAGCACCACCCAGGGCGAGTACGTTCTGACTTTGTTTGAAGTCCTGACGCTGGAGCAACTGCCCTTCTACATCGAGCTGATGCACCACTTGGCCGCCAAAGGCGTGCCGGTGCCCGAGCCCATGACCCGTCGCGATGGCAAGCGCATCTGTGTCATGCACGGCAAGCCTTGCTCGATCGTGACGCGCCTGCGTGGTGGTTACGAGCCCGAGCCTACGGTTGAACACTGTCGCCAGATCGCCCGCACGCAAGCCCAGGCCCACTTGGCTGCCCAGGATTTCCCCCTGGAGCAACCCAATCTGCGTGGCCTGAGCTGGTGGCAAGCTACGGTTCCCCAGGTTCTGCCTTTCCTGGACGAAAGCCAGTCCGAGCTGATCCAGACCGTTCTGCAAGAACAAAGCAGCTTTGCCGACAGCGACACCTATCGCTCCTTGCCTCAAGGCCCAGCCCACTGCGACCTGTTCCGCGACAACGTGCTGTTTGCCGGCACCTCCGAAGCGCCCCAGATGGGCGGCATCATCGACTTTTACTTTGCCGGTTGCGACACCTGGCTGTTTGACGTGGCCGTGGCCGTGAACGACTGGTGCATTGACCGTCTGAGCGGTGCCCTGAACCTGGAAAAAGCCCAGGCCTGGCTGGAATCCTACGCCCAGGTGCGCCCATTTACCGAAGCCGAACACAGCGCCTGGCCTATACTGATCCAGGCCGCCGCGCTGCGCTTCTGGATCTCGCGCCTGTACGATTTTTATCTGCCCCGCCCCGCTCAAACCCTCAAGCCGCACGACCCACGGCACTTTGAGCGTGTGCTGCGCCAGCGTCGCGACCATGCTGTACCGGCGCTCCCTCGATAAATACGGATACTGATATGCAAGCTGCCAAGCTCCCCTTTCTTTACGGGTGGTACTGGATTCAGGAAGGATTGCGCTTGTTCAAGCTGCAACCGGCTGCTCTGTTCTTCTGGAGCCTGATCACCTCCATCCTGATCAACCTGAGCAATATTTTCCCCATCGTGGGCCAGATGGTGCTGATCGTGCTGGTCCCGACCATGACCTTCATCATCCAGAATGCCTGTCGTCGCATCCATGAGGGCGAAGTCATTCGCCTGGGCATGTGGACCGAGCCCTTGAAGCCCGCCCCGGTGCGCAACCGCCTGATCAAGCTAGGCTTTGTTTACCTGCTGGCCTGCCTGGTCGTGGGCTTTCTGGCGACCTTCCCGTTTGTGAATGAACTGTCGCAATTGATGGACAACAGCAATGCCACCCCACAAGCCATCATGGCGGCATTTCGCAAACCCATTATTTTGTTCTTCGTGCTGTACCTGGGCCTGTCCGCCCTGTTCTGGCACGCCCCCGCCCTGGTAGGCTGGCACGCCATCCCGGTAAAGCAAGCCCTGTTCTTTTCCATGATTGCTTGCTGGCGCAACAAGGCCGCCTTCCTGCTTTACGGCCTGTGCTGGGCGGCTGCCTTCTTCGCCATCCAGACCCTGGGCGAATTGCTGCTGGGTGCAGGTTTAAGCCCAGGCACGGCCACCATGGTGCTGACGCCCATCAATCTGGCGATGGCCGCTATCCTGTACGCCAGCTTCTACCCGGCTTACCGCAGCGTGTTTGGTGATCCGATGCGCGATCCACAAGCCGTCTGACACGCCTGCTCATCGGCGTACCAGGCTCCTCCCAAGGCACGATACAGGCCCACCGCTGCCAACAAGCGGTCGGCCTGGCGCTGTACAACAGCATCCTGTGCGGCGTAAAGCGAACGCTGCGTATCCAGCAGAACCAGCACCGTATCTACCCCCTCGCGGTAACGCGTTTGAGCCAGAGAAAAAGCGCGCTGGGCCTGGAACAGAACCTCTTGCTGTGCCTCCCATTGCTGCTGCGTCCCAGCAACCGCATCCAGCGACATTTGCACATCGGCAAAGCCGTGAAGAATGGCCTGACGATAATGGGCAAGCAGTGCCCGACGCTGCGCTTGCGCAGCCTCATGCCCTGCAGCCAGACGCCCTGCGTTAAAAATTGGTGCCAGCAGACCGCCCGCCACTGAATAGACCGGATTATCAAGCACCTGCGAGAGTCGCCCGTCCGCGCCCCCTACTGTGGCTGAAAGCCTCAAGCTGGGAAACATGGCCGCGCGAGCAGCCGCCACATCGCCATCAGCCGCGCTGAGTCTGGCTTCCGCCGCCTGTATATCAGGACGTTGCACCAGCAAATCAGAAGGCAGCCCCGTATCCAGTGCCGGTATCTTCAAGCTCGCCAAATCCA encodes:
- the dusA gene encoding tRNA dihydrouridine(20/20a) synthase DusA; protein product: MTTFVMPDSQMWRLSVAPMIDVTDRHSRFFHRLLAPRALLFTEMITTGALTHGDQARHLDFDQAEHPVALQLGGSDRDALVTSALAGEKWGYDEINLNCGCPSERVQKGAFGACLMNEPQLVADCVKAMQDAVSVPVTVKHRLGLDYNESYDFVRDFVGLLFESGCRVFTVHARNAVLKGLSPKDNREIPPLRYDMAMQLKKDFPEALFILNGGIHETDQAVELEEQFDGVMLGRAAWHTPAVLSDIHRRLWPEDVLLDEDAVVEQMIAYARPHVQAGVPLRIVIKSMLGWPHGKKGARQWRRTLSDHNWLAKNDPGLLAQAWEELQSRQ
- a CDS encoding homoserine kinase; translated protein: MAVFTSVSELDARELLEQYTIGEFVSLRGITAGIENTNYFLSTTQGEYVLTLFEVLTLEQLPFYIELMHHLAAKGVPVPEPMTRRDGKRICVMHGKPCSIVTRLRGGYEPEPTVEHCRQIARTQAQAHLAAQDFPLEQPNLRGLSWWQATVPQVLPFLDESQSELIQTVLQEQSSFADSDTYRSLPQGPAHCDLFRDNVLFAGTSEAPQMGGIIDFYFAGCDTWLFDVAVAVNDWCIDRLSGALNLEKAQAWLESYAQVRPFTEAEHSAWPILIQAAALRFWISRLYDFYLPRPAQTLKPHDPRHFERVLRQRRDHAVPALPR
- a CDS encoding CBS domain-containing protein, with the protein product MLKVSEILRVKGDTLYTGTPEMTVEKAVQSMSELDIGSLVIMEHGQLVGMLTFREIIRHWHAQGNKAQGFTVRSIMDDAPVSVTPNTSADEVQRLMLNNHARYMPVMDGPVLMGVISFFDMARAIVHAQQFENNMLKAYIRDWPTDSEQASAS
- a CDS encoding BPSS1780 family membrane protein, which encodes MQAAKLPFLYGWYWIQEGLRLFKLQPAALFFWSLITSILINLSNIFPIVGQMVLIVLVPTMTFIIQNACRRIHEGEVIRLGMWTEPLKPAPVRNRLIKLGFVYLLACLVVGFLATFPFVNELSQLMDNSNATPQAIMAAFRKPIILFFVLYLGLSALFWHAPALVGWHAIPVKQALFFSMIACWRNKAAFLLYGLCWAAAFFAIQTLGELLLGAGLSPGTATMVLTPINLAMAAILYASFYPAYRSVFGDPMRDPQAV
- a CDS encoding DUF2069 domain-containing protein, with the protein product MHEPLNPILHRVAALALVALIALCLAWELHFAPLKPGGSWLVLKVIPLVLPLRSVLKGNLYTLQWTSMMILLYFAEGVMRAWSDPVAEVMPWAIAEIVLSLIYYFCAIFYLWPAKKAAKQRIKAEKAEAAKAAKSA
- a CDS encoding YihY family inner membrane protein gives rise to the protein MPSEQAEQTDLNPDNTDPVSPQEPSPAPTAKHHFLSVARFAIKRVAEKDLMKVASSLTYTTILAIVPMLTVVLALFTAFPLFQEFEHALEGFLTRNLMPEVVSENIMLYLNQFASKASGLTAVGSLFLIVTSIMLIMTIDETFNNIFQVHVQRPLGQRLLVYWAIISLGPILTGASLWATTILARESMGYIGDLSGIVSFALAYVPFVFTALGLTALFMYVPNRRVWWRDALIGGVVTAALLELMKAGFAFYLTRFPTYTIIYGAFAILPIFLLWIYISWLIVLLGASMVAILPDWRGRNWVKTNVPGIAFTDAVNLLYQLWLNRQNQQGLSVRELSHKLERDPDELYGILCKLKSMGLIADTQQDNDEQWVLSCDLRQVSLKQLTQAFLLDRAHTHEGPLEYVLNYLSQFFDQRLSNLEELFESPQGILTGQPAILNADPGQETQYAKSQ